Genomic window (Branchiostoma lanceolatum isolate klBraLanc5 chromosome 13, klBraLanc5.hap2, whole genome shotgun sequence):
TCATCCAGAAAATATGTCTTAGTTATTACACTTTATGTAAAGGCAACCCTGTGAGCATACAGATTTTGAATATCAATGTGTTTTAATTTCAATCAGTAGAAAAGTATCCTTTGAGTGTCCAAATGTCAAAAATAAATCAGAAAAGGattgaagaaacaaaatcattagTTGTTTGTTATTGTGAACAACTTTCAATAAACAGAGAGCCATTTTGTCTAAGAAATATTGTCATATGTCAATCGAACTGCAAAGTGTAACAGGTCAGTATCAGCTCAGTGCCAATGCATACACTGCACAGTCCTTCCCTGTTGTCTTAGACTCCTATGCCACTGGGCGCTAACAAGAGAAGTGTTTTCCACATTCCACAACAGCTTAGCAAACCTGGGGCTGTCATCAGCCCAACATGCCCAGCCAGGTCACCCTCAGGTCAACATTTACAGCCTGGACTTCTCCTCAGGTTTCTCCCAACAGTCCACATTTAGATTAGATGATGTCAGAATTGGGCCACCAACACACAGGCCACAGCACCTGCTACTGTAGGGCTAGGAGACAGAAGGACCTGACTTTTAAGTTTAGATAGGAGATAGCCTGTTTTTTGTGGTGGGAAGGGGgtgcctgggtaccatcctctttAGTAACCGCTGGCTAAATCTTTTCATCACCAACACACAGCACCCGCTACTGTAGGAGATGGAATGACCTACCTTTAAAGTTTAGATAGGAGACAGTTTGTTTTTATACAGTCTGTTGGTCCATCACAACAAGGACCTTGTACCAACAGGTAGTTAATAAATGTCAGTACAGGGAAAGAACCAAAGAATGTTTTAAGATAGAATGTCATGGCCATTGTTTTCTGTCCGTCTTTCACATTGTTGATTATTGTAAGGTCATGTTGGACCTCAAAAGGAAAAGAACAGTATCAATAGAACATGATGGATATTGTTGCTGTTCACCTGTGCTCCTGTTTATTCTGGACAAAAGGTAGAATTTAAACATTGCTCAGTCTGTTTTCCTTGGATCAGGTGCTATGTATACAAATTGCAACGTTTATGTTCCTACTGTTGAACTTGTAAGAGAACGCACGTCTTTGCATGAAGATAATGCAACCATGGTATTGTGAATGTGATCTATCGTCAACATTACCTTTCCATGCTACTGTACTGGTAGGCAAGTACATTTTGCCAATGGCTTTCTGCACCTGAAAAATATCATAACATGGGGTACAATTGTCTGGTCTAACAATTAAGAATCTCTGCTACAGTCTTGCCTCTGGGGAGGATCATGAGCATGCTACAAACAATGCCCCCTTTCTGCCCTTAATAGCTGTCACATGTGGTAGCCAGAAAGGGATCTCCACTGTGAAATTGCTGCAACAGATACCCTTTCTACAGCTTACAGGGGTGCATGATTACTGTTAAATAGACTACCCTAGCCCACAACAAGCTTATTGTATAAAGGCATTTTCCTGCAGTCTTTCCCAGTGGGGGCATGATTTAAAGTCCGTAATCCTCCCAGAAATGTCACAGCAATTTAGGGACTTACCTTATTGTCTGCTTGGTAGGAAGGGATCATAAGACCAGGTATTGTTTATTGTAGGGCAGGCCTGTaagtgaaaagaaagaaactgaAAGAAGGGCTGATGTATTTCTGATTGAAGAAAGGAATGGAAAATTTGTTCTACCTGTGTACGTGGAGGTAAAAGAAGAGGGTAGATACCTTTGTCAGAGTTAAATTTTTGATGCGTATGCAAAGAATTGCAAAGACATAGAATTTTATGATGTATATCTTTACGACTCTCTGAAAGTGTTTAAATTTTGATTACATGTTTAAAATCATGTGTTTCCTCCAGCTTGTAAGGAACTCTGCCTTCTTTGCCTAAGCAAGTGTACTAGTATTTAAGATGCTGATCATATTTTCCTCGCTATGATGCATTGTTTATTGTGTAACACTTGTCTTCATAAACTTTCTTGTATTCTGCTAGAAAATCAGCAAAGGTTAACCTTACCCCCAGGCCCTGTAGTTGTCTAGGTTTGGATTGTTTTAAACTTGACTGTGATGAGTTTGTTGAACTTAATTGTCATTTGTTGCATTGCAGGGCAAAGTATTCACCTTTGACAGAGTATTCAAGCCAACAACaacacaagaacaagtctacaACCTCGCCGCCAAAGCTATCGTCAAAGGTCTGTTAAAATTACCATAGCATCATTTTGTATGTTCACAGTCGTTTGAAAGATATAGAATAGTTGTAGTTGTATTGTAATCTTGACGATTCTGTGACATGAAAGCCCAAAAACCTGCATGTCACTAGAACAACAGTATCCTGCATGTTACCTATGTGACTTTGTGGATTCTTTTTAGTCAgggatatcaaaaccagaacaTGCAAAACATTTTGTGCAAGTCAAGACGACATATTTGTTCTCTTCTTttcttgcagtgtttttcacacTATTTTGTCTTCATGTTTTCCATGTAGATGTACTGGATGGCTACAATGGAACAATATTCGCATATGGACAGACGTCCAGTGGGAAAACACATACAATGGAGGTAAGGGATATAGAGTTTATAAACTCTTTTCCATGTCAAGCTTACAGCAAACAAAGCATTTGCAGCACTGCTTGACAGGATTGAAATCAAAGAGAAGTTCAATAATAGATAACAGAATAAACCTTAGAAGACAGAAGCCTCGTAAAGGATTGCTTGGTAGCTTACTTAGCCTTAAATGAGGCATCAAGGAAATACATCTTCATTTGTGATGCCCATTAAGTGCCTTAAGAGGATTAAAGAAGGAAAGGTTTAGAAGTAGCCAGGCATAATGGCCACATTAATTGTGAGGCTGATCTAGATGAAGTGATGGGAAATCAGTAACTGATGAAGTACAGAGTAAAATTTGGATGGCCAGAGGGTTGTACCAGGATAATCAGAAGAGTTGCAGGAGGCAGGTTTGTGAAATACCAAAATTGTGTTTCTTATTGCTGACTTCTGTCACAATTATTTTTCCTGGCACAGCCCTaaattgatacagatacaggtattaATCTTACTAACAGCAAAAAAGGTTTTGTCAAAAGtaataaaatgataaattttcATAACTAATTGCTATTTCTCCatacatatgtacttgaaaaaacaAGGTAGTTAACCAGTGAACACATCGATTTGGGCTTGTGTAAGATGAAGACTGTAAGAATCAGTTGAGTCCAAGCTATACTCTGTACTTGTATGTGACTGTACTGACCCCCATGTACGTTCCAGGGAGTACTACATGACTTTTCACAGCGGGGCATCATACCACGTATTGTGGACGACATCTTCAACCATATCTACAGTATGGACGAAAACCTTGAGTTCCATATAAAGGCAAGTGGTAAACAAGAAACAAGACTGAAGCAGTGTCTTCCACAGCTTAGAAAACAGCATGGTGAACATCATTTCCCTCCCCCtgaccaattttttttcagtcccCATGGCTATATGTTTGTCTCCATGCAGATTTTTTTTAGACATGTTCAAACCCATGTTCTTTGGTCTAGTTTCACACAAATTAGACTCTCTGTTGTTTCAGCCCCTTATTTTTTTTAGTTGAGATTACAAAGAGTTTTCCCCGTACATGTATCTCACCATGCTGTCGAAAAGGCTTGTGGAAGACACTGCATGCTGTCGGTAAGACTCTAACCACGGAGCTATCTACGCTTCCCTTCGCAGGGCGTTCTCCACGATCCCATCCAGCGTGGCATCATCCCTCGCATCGTTGACGATATTTTCAACCATATCTACAGTATGGATGAAAACCTTGAGTTCCATATCAAGGTAGGTGGTTCGGGTTGGTAACTGTCGCCTTTCTCACAGCTGGAGTGTCCCTGTCCTGGCTCGACACTGCAAGCATGGAAGCAGATCATTCACAAGCACACAGAACCTTAGTCATTTGACTTGTAAGGACTATGCCAGGAAAGAAAAAGTATAGTCACTATTATAGCAGTTCAAATGAAACGGTTCAACATGTCTAGATGTACGTACAAAAGTTtcgtaaaaaaacaaaagaagtatCTGCTTGCACCTacccatttttattttgtttcttctggCACAGTCCTTagtttatgtatgttgttttcaaaacattgatgctatttcttaattttttttaaggTAGATTATTTCCTGTGCGTCTTCTCCATTGAGCCATGCCTATTTTGTGTGACGACCTCCTTATTCATCTTGATATGTTGttctagtacatttgtataccctTACGTTTGCACCACTGAATGTGTTGGAATACATTGGATTGCCTTTTTGCAGTGTATTATTGTGCATGGTATCCATTAcattttgcttttattttcattcGTTGTTACTTTTGTGTTATTTGTCAGATTACATGGTGTGGTACGTGTGAACttaatgtgtgtttttgtcatgCTAGAAATCCATGCCAATAATCCTATTCATCCCAACTACTGATGATCTTCTATCAGCAGCTTGGCTGAAAAGGGTTAATGGGTACTTCCTAGTTCTGTCACAGATCTTAAAGAACAAGGTGTTAGATAATGCAGCTTGCTGCAAAAATGTATGCACTAAATACAAAGAAATATCATGAAAGGAACTGTGTACATGTTCAAAAACAGTGTgcatgctgtacatgtacgtccATGAATGTGATATACCGGTAAATACTGTTTGGCTTGTTCATGCGACTGAACTTCTAATTCATCTCTCCCAAAAGGTGACATATGTTGAGGTTTACATGGACAAAATTAGAGACCTTCTGGATGGTAAGTGTTGCAGTTATTGTTAGTGGTGGGGGCTGACTTCTTTCTTCTCTCTGTTTCCTCCTCACTACAGGTTTCTTATTTTGAAATTTACATGGACAAAATTAGGGATCTCCTTGATGGTATGTTTGTCCCGGTTCTTCTCTTACTGATTGCTGTgcctctttaaccttctccctgctgcctaaccctgtaaccattAGAAAGTTGGTGCCAAAATGCTACTttaacagggagaaggttaagtgtaACGATAAACATGTAGCTCTGAGAGTGAGAGTAGACTAGTATCTAAAGGCTGTAGATGGATGCAATTGCTGTGAGTGTGCAATAGGCATAGAGCAATGGCATAATGTACAATGCATGCATTGCCTGTTTAGAGAACATGAAGTTATGTCGCATTGTCCACAGCACTGTGTGATCAAGGTATTTGCAGTAGTTATAGTTTAGTACAGTGCTGAGTCATATTCCTGTTTGTACAATGACTGATAAAATGTTCAACTTCCTTCCAGTACAAAAGACTAACCTGTCGGTACATGAAGACAAGAACAGGGTTCCCTACGTCAAGGTAAGATTGTTTACCATTTGTTGCAACAATTAATTACATACAAAGATATCTCAAACATGCCTGATAAACTGGTTAAGACAAAAATATTTGCAAGAAGGCAATGTCTTACTTATGTATATTGAGCCAGCTCCGAGTTTTTTGAGAAAGGTTGTCTGAACATGTGGATTTTTTCAGGGTGCAACCGAGCGGTTTGTGTCAAGTCCAGAGGAGGTGATGGACACAATAGATGAAGGCAAAAGCAACAGACACGTGGCTGTAACAAGTGAGTTCAGCCTTCTTTTCACGACTTATCTTCTGTACATGATTCTGGAGATACTTGAAGTTCAAActtcaaattttaaaatcaGCATAGCAGCACATGGTACTCAATGTAGACAGTACTGAATCGCTTTGATTTTTTCAGAATTGATTAATCAAAAGCAAAACAGCATTGCATCAATGACCAAAACTGACCAAGACTTATATGAAATCCACGGAATTAAAAAGTTGTTGTACTGTTTACCGTAAAGATAGATTAGAAATATCTGAATGCGTTTTCAAGACGATTGCTTGAAGTCCTAATTCAAGTCAAACTATTGGATAAATGTAACAAAGTGAGTTGACAATCATGCAATTACCCATTTAAAACTCCTAACCAACCATTGGAATATTGACATATGACATCTACCTGTAATGGCTGACTCTGTGTTCCCCACCCAGACATGAACGAGCACAGCTCCCGCAGCCACAGTATCTTCCTCATCCATGTCAAGCAGGAGAATCTGGAGACAGAGAAGAAGCTGCATGGGAAACTCTATCTGGTCGACTTGGCTGGCAGTGAAAAGGTCGGGATCTTCTGTTGAGACTTCATCAGTTCCTGAATGGCAGCACAGAGTCTCTTTTAAACTGCTTAGTGCTGCAGTAATGGAATAGAATCTCAAACTGAATGTGAATTATATGAGGACGGAAAAAAGAGGATATATGAAGGGCCAAAACTGGAAATTTAAAATTGGTACCATTTAAGTTCTCTGTTTACAAATTCCATTGCTGTGAATTCAAACCGAGTACTTTCCACTCAACAGTTGAATATAGATTAATAAATATTCTCTTAAGACTAGTACTGATACATTTCCTTTAATACCACTTCTGTAGGTGAGCAAGACTGGTGCTGAGGGCACTGTGCTGGATGAAGCCAAGAACATCAACAAATCTTTGTCTGCCCTGGGAAATGTTGTCTCTGCATTAGCTGAAGGAAAGGTAATATCATCCCTATTATTACATTGCTTTTCTATAGTTTTCAGTGGAAAACCTTGCAAAAACTGAAATGTATCTATAAGTATAAGCCCTAAGCTTGAATCAATCCTCTAAAAATCTTGAGGGCTTAGAGTCCAATTTTAATCTGAAGTACGCTGCTGATTTTCTTTCCAACAGAAAGCGTACATCCCTTATCGAGACAGCAAAATTACCAGAATCCTCCCTATCAGGATATTGCTAACCTGTACTTGTCAGTAACAAGCCTTGCAAAAACCAAGACCCTTTTATAAGTACATGACCTAAACCTTAAGAATCATTCCTATGGACTTATCTAATTAGTACATTGCTGTGTTTTTCTTTCCCACAGAAAGCGTACATCCCCTATCGAGACAGCAAGATGACCAGAATCCTCCAGGAGGCGCTGGGTGGAAACTCACGtaccaccatcatcatctgtGCTTCCCCGTCCTCCTACAACGAGTTCGAGACCAAGTCCACCCTCATGTTCGGCCAGCGAGCCAAGACAATCAAGAACACTGTTACTGTCAACCTGGAGCTTACCGCAGAGGAATGGAGGAAAAAGTAcgagaaggagaaggaaaagaacgcaAAGCTACGCGCTTTGCTGCAGCGGTACGAGGCTGAGGTGTCCAAGTATGGGCTTGGTAAGTATGAGTATATCCGTAGTGTTAATCATTGGCCATCCCTCCTGTAGATGTCACTACATCCATTGCTTCTCATTTCATCTGAACTTTGCAAGTATGCTGATACTGTACTTTGGAACAGAACTTTCATTTGTATGATCTTGTAGATCTATATGTGAATTTGTTCGAAAAAGGTATTCACACTTCTAGAACCGACCAATGTGAAGAAAAATCGAAAATTCAGCACTCATCATATTTCATGTCTTACCATTTATCACCAAATCACATATCTTATGCATCACCAGAAAGACAtatattttcttcttccttcCTTTCCACTTTCTACCTGTTCTATTCTTTCCTGCTCAAAATGTCATATTCACCTCAAATTTCTCTTTCTGACTCAAGAAACCTTAGATCTTACTGATCCTGCCCTTCTAGACAGTAAGTTCTTCCTTTACCACATAATACCCTGTGATGTGTTGGTAACATTTGATGCTGAATTATAGATACACTTTGTCTTTTTCTGTGctttttcaaaactttctttAATCTATTATACTTATATAGTTTGTCTTTTAGTCTACAGTATGTCATAATTTTGTGGTAGACATAATTCTATCTCTTAGCATGTCATTCATTATCATTGACTATTGATTTGAATTTTACTGATAAATTTCTGTTCTAATAGATGTCATATTTGTTTGCATGCTACACAACATCACATTCTAACAATTCACCCGATTTTAGCACTAAATCCAACAAATTAAGTCATCTCTCCTATTTGCAGCATTAAACCACCACATTCACACCCAACCACAGGTCAAAACTTGCCAATACTTTTCTTTCAGGAAGAAATTTCGAAAATCTATGTAGCTTTTTCCAGTTTCCAAATTCCCTTTATTTGTCGACCAAAGCAAAACTGATTACAAAACATCAATTATATCACGAACTGTGCCCTTCTACAAGACTTCAACAGAAAGACATTACATGAAACTGCAATGCAGCTGTGTGTGATGGGGTGTTAGATTCCCATGTCGTACTCAACTAgccattctctctctctttctccttgCCCCTTGCCACCCTCCCTGCTTCTGCATGCAGCACAATGTAAGTCCCCAGGATGTCTTCAGAACTTATCCCATTCTTACTATTCTGCCTAACTCCTCTAACCTACTTACTGTGTACGAGTAGTTTCGGTATATAGTGTTAGTGACTCTTTGAAGGGAGAGCTGTACTCAGGATGCTGTGTATCAGATTGCACAGATTTCATTTTAATCTAGATATACATGATAAATACAAGATATGCATGATGAATTATTAACTGATTCCAGACAACTATGGAATGAATCCTTCATCTGAATATTGGCTATTAAATTCTTATTGAAGGCAGCTatattgctacatgtatgttgtgtaatGATGCACATTATTAGAACTTAAAGAAATCGTCTTTCTTACTCTTTAGAAAAACATATTGGTCCAAATTGTCCTAGTTAAGCATCACTTATTGTTACCTCAATATGAATATGTCATTAAAAAGAGGAGATCATAGAAATTTCCAGACTAGTACTTTCTTACTAAGTATGTACTAAGTACTTTATCCTGCCGCATATGCCGGGATGGGCGTCAGTGGGAGGTGTACTCAAACCAATAGTCAATACACATTTTATATAAGATCATGAGTTTTCTAAAGTGACTTGACTAAAGCATTTTTGCATCATCATGATCCTAACTTTTCTTCAGAATGGACAACCTGACAGGAAAGCTGTTGTTTATTATCCCAGCTTACGAATGTTGAACCGTTCCCAGGTGATGCTGTCCCTGTGGACGTACTGAAGGGTATTCTGGCTGACAAGTCTGCTGTGGTGGACAACACCCCCGCGCCGCCCACCATCGAGGCCGTGAACAACAATGCCAACGTCCAGGCTGTGGCTGTGAGCGATGAAGAGATGCGCAAGTTTGAGGAGGAGAGAACTCAGCTCTACCTGCAACTGGATGAGAAGGTAGAAAAGTACATCCTTACACAAGAACATGATAGACTTTTGAATCTTGTTCTTCAATGAAGTCTTAAAAGCCTACACAATTCTGGACAAGAgcatgctaaactttcttccaaaagcCATCTTGTAATTCAATGAAATATTAAAATcctatcatatatcatatcagaTGTTGAAAATCAACTTGAAGTCTAAAAGAATATTATAGTTAGATTTTTAAGTAGTACAGAAATTAAAAGTTGAACTACACATTAATAAGAGTGCTCTTTTGCTCATCGTACCATTTCAACATGTGAAAAAAGTATGTGATGATTGCAAACTTTCATCTGATTTTTTACTAAACATACGTCCTGTTTGTTGTTAAACATAAATCTAGAAATCTAGaattattgtacattttctgtggaaaacaaacattttttctttctgcAGGACAACGAGATTAGCCAGCAGAGCGTGATGGTGGAGAAGTTGAACTGCCAGATGATGGAGCAGAACGAGCTGCTCAACCAGACTCGGCGGGACTTTGAGACCCTCCAGGTCAGAAACACAGCCTTCATGATTCATGGACTCCTCGCAGATAACAGCTTTTAGTGACCTGTTGTGATCAAAAGCTAGAAAATCTGGATGACAACATGTTCAGTCATAGTCTTGTCTAGCCATGTATGCATGTAATGGTAAACATTCCATTGAACATTGGTCTCTTTGAGTTTGTAAAATCATGTAATGTAGTGTTTAGTCTCAAGTTAGATAGAATTCTTTGGTAATGTTATATAAGCAaaggtgtacatgtgtagatgttaATCTCGATGTTTAGTACTGCTCGACCTTGCCATTGTTCCTGTTACAATTATTGTGCTAAAAGTTTGATTGAATCAAGAATTCTATTGTGTAAATAGATAGAAATGAACATGCCATAAATTTGACCCCGTTTACAATTGTTGGGCAGTAAAGTTTGATTGAATCAAAAATTCTATTGTGTAAATAGAtgaatttgccatacattgtacccatTACAATTGTTGGGCAGTAAAGTTTTGATTGAGTCAAAAATTCTGTTGTCTGAATAGATGGAGATGAACCGACTGCAGTCTGAGAATGATGCAGCAAAGGAGGAGGTGAAGGAGGTTCTTCAGGCCCTTGAGGAGCTGGCTGTCAACTACGACCAGAAGTCTCAGGAGGTGGAGGAGAAGATGAAGGAGAACGAGCAGCTGAACGATGAACTCAGCCAAAAACAGGTCACTCTTTGAGtctacaaccttgtcttgacttaggcccgatttacacacaaggtTTCGGAGTTGACTctgggctgtgtgtgaggagctttagGCTGCTCAAGtacctactagaaaacgctacttgagtggcctagggttctccttgcacagtcctgagtcacCTCCAAGTCGATTCAAAAACCCAGCCATAGTCTTTtattgaaccatcctaaatTGTTTTTACCTCATTAACGTATCGATgctgagttttggtataaaaactggttctccagttcttgcctttagtcactgacaaaagatagcagatgctgtctgaaagttatgtttcaaaattatatccagttgcttgagcgaCTGGCTTTTGGCAGGTGACTCTTTggactttgaactttatttcacATCTTTAAAATGTTGGCACTAAAGCATAGCCATGTGCAGAATACAAGTAGTCATAAAATCCTAACAAATAGTAACTAAGCATATATCAAACAACTTAAAGAGtttataaaaaaagaaagaatgggAAGCCAtagttttttaattttttttatattcaagtAAGAAGGCATTACAGACATAGTGGTGATGCACTCAATTTGACAAACTTATATTAGCGATACaactaaatatatatacacaagacaTAAAAGTGAAAAGATAAGAATACAATACTTTGTTGCATTAACTTGTTACGAAATAATAATGAAGTAATAGGAAGGCATATTGACTAATAACATGGCATATACTACAGTGCATCCTATCTCAACAAAGTAAGATAGCCAGAGTGTAACCGTAGGATTTGTTGCCATGCTGTAGACCTCTCTACGGAGTACTGAAGGGGAACTGCAGACCATCAAGGAGGTCCAGACCCACCAGCGCAAGCGGGTCAGCGAGATGATGGTCAGTCTGCTGAAGGACCTGGGCGAGATCGGTATCACTCTGGGCACCAAACCCgcagatacaaatgtaaggaAGTCTTTATGTATGATGTCAGCAAACTTCTACAATGTACCACAATCTTGCTCCTATAGCAAAACAAGATGGGGAACATACATGAAGCTAGCAAAAATTTAAAGATATTGTTATATAGAGGGTTGTCAGAACGTTTTTGAGAACACTTGTATGTAAAATAGAAATATGGGGGAGGGGTACTTTGATATTGTTGTCTTGTCTCCACTTTTAGCTAACTCTGACttcttttaccttttttatATCATTGATTAAAGATCCAGCCAGGAAAATTTGCAGAGGTAAGATTAATGTAAAATGGTCTCTGTCCTGCCATGCATGTACATTGAAGCTCAGACAGACTTGATACTTAATACTCCCGAAACTGAAATGCATAAGTATGTTGTGCCATGAATGAAACGATCCAACATGTGCTATGAGAATGCTGAGCGAATCTGAGCTAACTGTTGACTTGGTTTCTTCTCACCATTAGAACACATCTGGGGAGGTGAACGGGAAGATCGAAGAGGAATTCACAATGGCTCGACTCTTTGTCAGCAAGATGAAGTCAGAGGTGAAGGCACTTGCAACGGTAAGTTTCAACATCATCAATGGCTCAATGGTTTTtaattttattcagtaagaatcTCTCGGGCAACAACACCCGAATTAAGTCCTTATTACAGAGGATATACAGTATAGACCACATTGAAACAATGACTTGTTACACTTGACGTAACATTGTCACTTAAAAACATCATGTAAAATATTCCTGTCATCATAACTTCTGCAGTGCGGACTGTGGTTCACCTTCAAAACAGCACTGATATAACAACTTTTCCAAACTTACtagaaatgtttttacaaacGTTAACATGTAAGGTAGTCTTTAGATAGATTCTTGAGAAAGACAAAGTCGAAACCAGTCAAATTCAGTCTCAGCCCAAGCTCCGAATGAAATTAGTATTTAGAAAGTGTATACTGTACATACCATTGTACCATTAAATTTCAGTGCACACAATACaacaattaaaaacaaattctttTCAAAGTAAGCTGTCAGCAATTGATCATGACTGTTGTAAGTTTTCTTCATGTCTTGCTTGTGTTGTAACAGAGAT
Coding sequences:
- the LOC136447201 gene encoding kinesin heavy chain-like isoform X8, whose protein sequence is MTDPSECSIKVVCRFRPMNAAETAAGSRPISKFPADDTVNIQGKVFTFDRVFKPTTTQEQVYNLAAKAIVKDVLDGYNGTIFAYGQTSSGKTHTMEGVLHDPIQRGIIPRIVDDIFNHIYSMDENLEFHIKVSYFEIYMDKIRDLLDVQKTNLSVHEDKNRVPYVKGATERFVSSPEEVMDTIDEGKSNRHVAVTNMNEHSSRSHSIFLIHVKQENLETEKKLHGKLYLVDLAGSEKVSKTGAEGTVLDEAKNINKSLSALGNVVSALAEGKKAYIPYRDSKMTRILQEALGGNSRTTIIICASPSSYNEFETKSTLMFGQRAKTIKNTVTVNLELTAEEWRKKYEKEKEKNAKLRALLQRYEAEVSKYGLGDAVPVDVLKGILADKSAVVDNTPAPPTIEAVNNNANVQAVAVSDEEMRKFEEERTQLYLQLDEKDNEISQQSVMVEKLNCQMMEQNELLNQTRRDFETLQMEMNRLQSENDAAKEEVKEVLQALEELAVNYDQKSQEVEEKMKENEQLNDELSQKQTSLRSTEGELQTIKEVQTHQRKRVSEMMVSLLKDLGEIGITLGTKPADTNIQPGKFAENTSGEVNGKIEEEFTMARLFVSKMKSEVKALATRCQTLEITNTDCNKKMDENEKELGQCRMLIQQHEVKMRSLIESMKDVEHKKRSLEESVDSLNEELAELHSSEELRVAALRDKEEKHAEKIESTLQMKSTLEKQIESHREAHQKQVARLRDEIEQKQGHIDQLRDQNQKMILEHEKLQSDYEKLKEEEAEKSRKLAELTLQTDRRQQAQADLKGLEETVAKELQTLHNLRKLFVQDLQQRVKRSQNNEDDDTGASAAQKQKISFLENNLDQLTKVHKQLVRDNADLRCELPKLEKRLRATAERVKSLEAALKDAKEGAMRDRKRYQHEVDRIKDAVRQRNMARRGHGGAQVAKPIRPGQPIGAGIRGGSPGMSNGPSIRGGGGLSPSREQNPNIMNSPTSPRGDAESSRKLPNVPVALPNRGGVRMSDAADFKDAMRSSRARKLPTGGPGVPAVQVVPRTSESSEAKS
- the LOC136447201 gene encoding kinesin heavy chain-like isoform X3 codes for the protein MTDPSECSIKVVCRFRPMNAAETAAGSRPISKFPADDTVNIQGKVFTFDRVFKPTTTQEQVYNLAAKAIVKDVLDGYNGTIFAYGQTSSGKTHTMEGVLHDPIQRGIIPRIVDDIFNHIYSMDENLEFHIKVTYVEVYMDKIRDLLDVQKTNLSVHEDKNRVPYVKGATERFVSSPEEVMDTIDEGKSNRHVAVTNMNEHSSRSHSIFLIHVKQENLETEKKLHGKLYLVDLAGSEKVSKTGAEGTVLDEAKNINKSLSALGNVVSALAEGKKAYIPYRDSKMTRILQEALGGNSRTTIIICASPSSYNEFETKSTLMFGQRAKTIKNTVTVNLELTAEEWRKKYEKEKEKNAKLRALLQRYEAEVSKYGLETLDLTDPALLDSDAVPVDVLKGILADKSAVVDNTPAPPTIEAVNNNANVQAVAVSDEEMRKFEEERTQLYLQLDEKDNEISQQSVMVEKLNCQMMEQNELLNQTRRDFETLQMEMNRLQSENDAAKEEVKEVLQALEELAVNYDQKSQEVEEKMKENEQLNDELSQKQTSLRSTEGELQTIKEVQTHQRKRVSEMMVSLLKDLGEIGITLGTKPADTNIQPGKFAENTSGEVNGKIEEEFTMARLFVSKMKSEVKALATRCQTLEITNTDCNKKMDENEKELGQCRMLIQQHEVKMRSLIESMKDVEHKKRSLEESVDSLNEELAELHSSEELRVAALRDKEEKHAEKIESTLQMKSTLEKQIESHREAHQKQVARLRDEIEQKQGHIDQLRDQNQKMILEHEKLQSDYEKLKEEEAEKSRKLAELTLQTDRRQQAQADLKGLEETVAKELQTLHNLRKLFVQDLQQRVKRSQNNEDDDTGASAAQKQKISFLENNLDQLTKVHKQLVRDNADLRCELPKLEKRLRATAERVKSLEAALKDAKEGAMRDRKRYQHEVDRIKDAVRQRNMARRGHGGAQVAKPIRPGQPIGAGIRGGSPGMSNGPSIRGGGGLSPSREQNPNIMNSPTSPRGDAESSRKLPNVPVALPNRGGVRMSDAADFKDAMRSSRARKLPTGGPGVPAVQVVPRTSESSEAKS
- the LOC136447201 gene encoding kinesin heavy chain-like isoform X2, producing the protein MTDPSECSIKVVCRFRPMNAAETAAGSRPISKFPADDTVNIQGKVFTFDRVFKPTTTQEQVYNLAAKAIVKDVLDGYNGTIFAYGQTSSGKTHTMEGVLHDFSQRGIIPRIVDDIFNHIYSMDENLEFHIKVSYFEIYMDKIRDLLDVQKTNLSVHEDKNRVPYVKGATERFVSSPEEVMDTIDEGKSNRHVAVTNMNEHSSRSHSIFLIHVKQENLETEKKLHGKLYLVDLAGSEKVSKTGAEGTVLDEAKNINKSLSALGNVVSALAEGKKAYIPYRDSKMTRILQEALGGNSRTTIIICASPSSYNEFETKSTLMFGQRAKTIKNTVTVNLELTAEEWRKKYEKEKEKNAKLRALLQRYEAEVSKYGLETLDLTDPALLDSDAVPVDVLKGILADKSAVVDNTPAPPTIEAVNNNANVQAVAVSDEEMRKFEEERTQLYLQLDEKDNEISQQSVMVEKLNCQMMEQNELLNQTRRDFETLQMEMNRLQSENDAAKEEVKEVLQALEELAVNYDQKSQEVEEKMKENEQLNDELSQKQTSLRSTEGELQTIKEVQTHQRKRVSEMMVSLLKDLGEIGITLGTKPADTNIQPGKFAENTSGEVNGKIEEEFTMARLFVSKMKSEVKALATRCQTLEITNTDCNKKMDENEKELGQCRMLIQQHEVKMRSLIESMKDVEHKKRSLEESVDSLNEELAELHSSEELRVAALRDKEEKHAEKIESTLQMKSTLEKQIESHREAHQKQVARLRDEIEQKQGHIDQLRDQNQKMILEHEKLQSDYEKLKEEEAEKSRKLAELTLQTDRRQQAQADLKGLEETVAKELQTLHNLRKLFVQDLQQRVKRSQNNEDDDTGASAAQKQKISFLENNLDQLTKVHKQLVRDNADLRCELPKLEKRLRATAERVKSLEAALKDAKEGAMRDRKRYQHEVDRIKDAVRQRNMARRGHGGAQVAKPIRPGQPIGAGIRGGSPGMSNGPSIRGGGGLSPSREQNPNIMNSPTSPRGDAESSRKLPNVPVALPNRGGVRMSDAADFKDAMRSSRARKLPTGGPGVPAVQVVPRTSESSEAKS